TATTGCGCATAGTCTCCCAAGCTTTAAGTTCCCGATGTAATTCCTCCCAACTCCCGATACGTCGATTAAGGCATTGCTGATTCATAACGCCGATCTCAATCTCCACCATGTTGAGCCAACTGGCATGAGGGGGAGTATAGTGGAAAGTGATTTTCCTTAATATTCGACGAGCCTCTCCCGCAGGGAACGTGTGATAAAGTGCGCCAGCCTTGTGAGTGGTAAAATTGTCTAATACAACATGAATTTGCTCTGCATCCGGGTAATGTTCATCAACTAACTCTTTCATGCACCAAGCAAAGTCTTCGAACTTTTTGGTTTTTGTTGCTTTCGCATGTCGCCAACCATTATGTCGGTCATACATCAGGAAGATATTCGCTACCGCTTCCCTGCGATATTCATAATCGATGCGTTCTGGTTGTCCAGGTTTAGCTGAAATAGGCTCTCTTGTATGGGAAACCATCTGCTTCATGGCCTCATCGAAGTTAATGACCGGCTCTTTGGGGTTGGCAGGTTGAGCATACAACTCCAAAACTTCTTCCATCTGTGCAATGAAGTCCGCATTGAGTTGACCAATGCACCACATTTTCTTCTGCCATGGTTTGAGTTGATTTTCCTTAAGTCGTGAGCGGATTGTTTCCAGAGAAATACTTTCTAAGTCCGTCAAAGCAATCAGCCTGTCTGCAATTAAAGAAAGCGTCCAGCGAGCGACCCCTTCAGGTGGCTTGGTACAGGCGATAGTGATAAGCGTGGCTTCCTCGCTTGAGCTTAATGCCTTCGGCTGCCCACGACGTTTTCCTTCTTCCAGGGCAGATTGCAGGCCTTCTTCAACAAAACCGCGTTTGGTTCTATAGACCGTTGAAGTACTGGTGTTTAAGAGCTGACATATTTCAGCGTCTGTATGTTGCCTGTGATTTGCCAGTAAAAGGATTTGGGCACGTTTTAGCTTTCTGGCGTTGTGCTTCCCTTTACTGGTGAGTTCGTTAAGTTCAGCAATTTCTTCACAAGTTAGTTCAACACGGTAGGAGATATTCATGGCATGATAGGCTTCATTCTTAAAACCAACAATTGCTCATACTCCGGTAAAAATGTCGATCTAAGATGGGAAAATGTCTGGGAAATACACCAAGAAACAAGGGCAGTATCTGGCCTATATTTACTACTACACCAAAGTGAATGGACGAGCGCCAGCTCATGCAGATCTACAAGATTACTTTGAGGTATCACCACCAAGTGTTCATCAGATGTTATTGAAGCTTGAAGAGCGTGGATTGATAACGAAAGAAGCTGGTGTCAGCCGAAGTATCAAGGTGGCTATTGATGTAAAAGAGCTACCATTGGATTGGTAGCTCAATCGATCAGAATTAAATGGAAACGGTACTAGATCAACAGAGATAAGGATTAACTCTACTAATTCATTAAATGTAAAGACATAGAGTGATGGGTGTTGGTGGATAAATGTATTCCTAACTGTCTGCAAACGGCTAACTTTTTCTTTTTCAAATCGCTGACTATCAATTACTTGACTACCCATGTAAGGAAGAAAGTCTTCTTTCCGCAATTTTTCGTAAAGCCATTCGATATTATCCAAATCACCATACTCTGAGTGATAACTACCTTTTTTCCGAACTAGGCGTGAGTCCGATGTAATGAGAGCTAAACACATTGCCGATTGAACAGAATTATGCCCATAGATCACTGCCCATTTGAAATACGTGTTTTGCCCTCTTTCAATTTGAGACAAAGCGTCAAGTAAGCACCGCAATGACATGACTAGATCTGTTTCGAGATCAAATGATACCAAACTCTCTTTCATGTACTTACCTATTATTTATGAAAGCAACTAACGCCCGCTTAAGGGGCAGACAACGCTACTACTAACTTTCCGCATAACACCGTAATCACACAAACCAACGCATAGTAAAAATGCCACGCGTTGGCTGTCCCTCTTGAAGCGTTTGTTATGGCTATTTTAATATACTATATACTCTTTAGGGCAAACCCCTGTATTACTATAATCTTCTTTACTATCCAAAATTAATATATCCACCATCTTCATTAACCGTTTAGGTTTATGGTTGGAAAACTCAATATTAATAGAAATCGACCTGCCATCATGACTCTCGCCATTTACTGTCAAACAACCATAACTTTCATATATTCTTTCCTTGTGGCTAATAATTTTTGACATGCTGTCTTTAAATAACAACTGCTCAATTATAAAAGGATCATTTACATCCAAGCCAACCATTAGTGCTTCATCAAAAAAGTCTTTATATGTCAATTTGATATTTTCTCTTTTTGCATTAGCAAGATACATTTCATAAAATGAAAACAGCGAAACTTCTTTGTAACCTTGCGAGCAACCTGCTAAAAAAGCAATAATAACAAGCAAAATCTTCATGTTATTTACCCATAGCTTTTGCTAACTGCTCTTCTATATATGCAGGTCGCCCTTTTATCCTACGAGCAGCAATGCATAATAAACCAGAGCATGACAACAATAGCTCCTCAACATTAAAGCTTCCTTTTATAGAGGTACTAATTAATCCAAGCTGTAATGTTGCTGTATAGGATGTAGTTCCAGAGCCTTCATTTTTAAAACTAACTGCAACTCTCTTCACTTGCAATCCGAGTTCTTCTATAACATCTTTACCGCTAAAAGTCACAACACCAACTTTGCCGGATAAAATAGAATTGCCATTACTGTCTACTGTTAGCTTTGCTGTTCCAACATCGAACATAATCGAAGTTGTTAACCCTTTATTGCTCGAATATGCAATTTCGATTAACTTTGCAATAGTTAATTTAATTTCCTTATCTTTAACACTCATAATTACCACCAGATTTCTAAATATGGGGCATATGTTAAAACTGAGTAGTTGACATACAAAAATATCAATTACTACATTTGCGGCTCATATCTCTTTTGTATAAAAGAAGTGTACTGTTCAATAGCCATAACGCCCTGCTAAGGGGTGAGCAATGCACTACAAAAGTTACCGCACACCAACTTAATCACAAAACTCACCGCATGCTGTAAATGCCACGCATTGCGAATCCCTCTTAAGCAGTTTGTTAGCTTAAATTTCAACGCCTTAGATTTACCAAACCTGAGACTAACCCGATTTAGGAAACCGGCAAACTACCTGAGCTTTAAAACCCGAAATGACTCAAACTTTGTGGCCGTTCATTTGCTTTACAAAACCAGTAAATTTTGAGAACTCATTTTCGGAAAACTCAAAGCGAAAGCAAAACTTCCAAAGCGACTTTGCGCCAAACTGACTGACCTCGTGCAACCTAAAAACTCAATTGAGGCAACAGCTCAAAACTCACGTTCATATACAATGCTGATTTGCCGAAAAACCTGAACGAATTGCTAAAGGAAGAAAGAAAAAACCACAACCATTTGATTTTACGTGTTTTAAGCTAACGCCCTGCTAAGGGGTGAGCAATGCAATACGAAAGTTACCGCACACCGCCTTAACCACAAAACCCAACGCATGCTGAAAATGCCACGCATTGCGAATCCCGCTTAAGCAGTTTGTTAGCTTAAATTTCAGCACCTTAAATTTACTAACCGCGAGACTAACCCTATTTGGGAAACCGGCAAATCACCTGAGCTTTAAAACCCGAAAGAACTCAAACTTTGTAGCCGTTCATTTGCTTTGAAACCAGCAAATTTTGAAAATTCATCTTCGGAGAACTCAAAGCGAAAGCAAAATTGCCAAAGCGACTTTGAGCCAAATTTGCTAACCTCGCGCAATCCCAAAACTCAACTGAGGCAACTGCTCGAAACTCACGTTGACAAACAATGCTGATTTGCCGAGAAACCGGAACGAGCCGCCAAGGGAAGAAAAAATAGGCTGCAATCAATTGATTTTCATTGTTTTAAGCTAACGCCCTGCTAAGGGGTGAGCAATGCACTGCAAAAGCTACCGCACACCGCCTTAATCACAAAACTCACCGCATGCCAAAAATACCACGCATTGCAAATCCCTCTTAAGCAGTTTGTTAGCTTAAATTTCAGCACCTTAGGTTTGCTAAGCCCAAGATTAACCTGATTTGCAAAAATGGCAAACAACCTAAGTTTTGAAACCTAAATTGACTCAAACTTTGTAGCCATTCGTTTGCTTTGAAACCTGTAAATTTTGATGAACCATTTTCGGAAAACTCAAAGCGAAGGCAAAACTGCCAAAGCGACTTTGCGCCAAACTGGCTAACCTCGTGCAACCCCAAAACTCCATTGAGGAAACCGCTCAAAACTCGCATTGGTAAACAATGCTGATTTGCCGAGAAACCTGAACGAATGGCCAAGGGAAGAAAGAAAAAACCACAACCAATTGATTTTATTTGTTTTAAGCTAACGCCCTGCTAAGGGGTGAGCAATGCACTGCCAAAGCGGCCGCACGCCGCCTTAATCACAAAACCCAACGCATGCTGAAAATGCCACGCATTGCGAATCCCTCTTAAGCAGTTTGTTAGCTTAAATTTCAACGCCTTAGATTTACCAAACCTGAGACTAACCCGATTTAGGAAACCGGCAAACTACCTGAGCTTTAAAACCCGAAATGACTCAAACTTTGTGGCCGTTCATTTGCTTTACAAAACCAGTAAATTTTGAGAACTCATTTTCGGAAAACTCAAAGCGAAAGCAAAACTTCCAAAGCGACTTTGCGCCAAACTGACTGACCTCGTGCAACCTAAAAACTCAATTGAGGCAACAGCTCAAAACTCACGTTCATATACAATGCTGATTTGCCGAAAAACCTGAACGAATTGCTAAAGGAAGAAAGAAAAAGCCACAACCAATTGATTTTCATTGTTTTAAGCTAACGCCCTGCTAAGGGGTGAGCAATGCACTGCCAAAGTTACCGCACACCAACTTAATCACGAAAACCGCCGCATGCTGAAAATGCCACGCATTGCGAATCCCTCTTAAGCAGTTTGTTAGCTTAAATTTCAACGTCTTAGATTTACCAAACCTGAGATGAACCCGATTTAGGAAACCGCCAAACCACCTGAGCTTTAAAACCCGAAATGACTCAAATTTTGTGGCCGTTCATGCGCTTTGAAAACCAGTAAATTTTGAGAACTCATTTTCGGCAAACTCAAAGCAAATGCAAAACTTCCAAAGCGACTTTGCGCCCAACTTGCTCACCTCGTGCAATCCCAAAACTCAATTGAGGCAACCGCTCAAAACTCGCATTAGCGAACAACGCTGATTTGCCGAGAAACCTAAACGAATTGCCAAGGGAAGAACGAAAAGACCACAAGCAATTGATTTTTATTGTTTTAAGCTAACGCCCTGCTAAGGGGTGAGCAATGCACTGCTAAAGCTACCGCACACCGCCTTAATCACAAAACCCACCGCATGCTGAAAATGCCACGCATTGCGAATCCCGCTTAAGCAGTTTGTTAGCTTAAATTTCAGCACCTTAGATTTACTAAGCCCGAGATTAACCTGATTTGGGAAACTGGCAAACTGCCTGAGTTTTGAAACCCGAATTGGTTCAAACTTTGTAACTGTTCATTTGCTTTGAAAAACAATAAATTTTGATAACACACGTTCAGAAAACTCAAAGCGAAAGCAAAACTTCCAAAGCGACTTTGCGCCAAGCTGGCTAACCTCGCGCAGCCCCAAAATTTAATTGAGGCAACTGCTCAAAAATCACGTTGGCAAACAATGCCGATTTGCCGAGAAATCTGAACGAACAGCCAAGGGAAGAAAAAACAGGCTACAACCAATTGATTTTCATTGTTTTAAGCTAACGCCCTGCTAAGGGGTGAGCAATGCACTGCGAAAGCTACCGCAAACCACCTGAATCACGAAACTCACCGCATGCTAAAAATGCCACGCATTGCGAATCCCTCTTAAGCAGTTTGTTAGCTTAAATTTCAGCACCTTAGGTTTACCAAAACTGAGACTAACCCGATTTGGAAAACTGGCAAACCACCTGAGTTTTAAAACCCGAATAGGCTCAAACTTTGTGGCCTTTAATGCGCATTGAAAACCAGTAAATTTTGAGAACTCATTTTCGGAAAACTCCTCAAAGCGAAAGCAAAACTTCCAAAGCGACTTTGCACCAAATTGGCTAACCTCGATTAGGCCCAAAACTGAATTGAGGCAACTGCTCAAAACTCGCGTTGGCAAACAATGCTGATTTGCCGAGAAACCTGAACGAATGGCCAGAGGAAGAAAAAACAGGCTGCAAACAATTGATTTTTATTGTTTTAAGCTAACGCCCGGTTAAGGGGCAGACAACGCCACTACCAAGCTTCCGCATAACGCCGTAACCACCAAAACCAACGCATAATAAAAATGCCACGCGTTGGCTGTCCCTCTTGAACCGTTTGTTATGCTTAAACTTCAAACACTTAGCTTTAAGTAACCATTAGAATAACTCAGACTTTCAAACCAACCCAAGCACCAAAACTCGTTAACCTGATCGAAACCATGATTTGAACAAAAACTGAGTTAAATTCACTTCGCTCAAGATAACAAAGTGCCCTTTCAATGAAAATCTGACCAACCAAGCTCACAGCAAATTGGCGTAAAACTCGAATGAGGCAACAACGCTGAACCACAAGCGCCAGCCAAATTGCCTTTTCATTAGGCAGCGCAAAACAATAGCAAATTGCCGATGCGCTTTTGGCCGATAAGCCAAGGAACCAAATCACTCAAAGCGACTTTGAGAAAAAGAAACTCAACACGAACCGGCTCGAAACTAAAATGAGGCAATCGCTCGAAATTAACAGCATCAATTTAATTGAAACAGCGACCGCCTTAACAAATTGCCGACAAACAAGATCGAATGGCCGAAGGAATAGAAAAAAGGCCACAACCGATTGATTTTGTGAGATTAAGCATAACGCCCGGTTAAGGGGCAGACAACGCCACTACCAAGCTTCCGCATAACACCGTAATCACAAAAACCAACGCATAATAAAAATGCCACGCGTTGACTGTCCCTCTTGAACCGTTTGTTATGCTTAAACTTCAAACACTTAGCTTTAAGCAACCATTAGAATAACTCAGACTTTCAAACCAACCCAAGCACCAAAACTTGTTAACCTGATCGAAACCATAATTTGAACAAAAACTGAGATATATTCACCACGATCATGAGAACAAAATGCCCTGTTAACGAAAATCTGACCAATCAGACTCACAGCAAACTGGCATGAAACTCGAATGAGGCAACTACGCTGAACCAACAGCGTCAGCCAAATTGCCTTTTCATTAGGCAGCGCAAGACAATAGAAAATTGCCGATACGCTTTTGGCCGATAAGCCAAGGAGCCAGATTACTCAAAGCGGCTTTGAGAAAAAGAAACTCAACACAAACCAGCTCAAAACTAAAATGAGGCAACCGCTCGACATTCACAGCATCAATTTACTTCAAACAGCGACAACATTATTCAATTGCCGACAAACAAGAACGAACGGCTGAAGGAACAGAGAAAAGGCCACAACCGATTGATTTTGTGAGATTAAGCATAACGCCCTGCTAAGGGGTGAGCAATGCAATACGAAAGCTACCGCACACCGCCTTAACCACAAAACCCAACGCATGCTGAAAATGCCACGCATTGCGAATCCCTCTTAAGCAGTTTGTTAGCTTAAATTTCAGCACTTTAGATTTACCAAGCCTGAGATTAAACCGATTTGGAAAACCAACAAACCACTTAAGCTTTGAAACCCGAAATAACGCAAACTTTGTGGCCGTTCATTTACATTAAAAATCAGTAAATTTTGACAACCCGTTTTCGCAAAACTCAAAGCGAACGCAAAACTTCCAAAGCGACTTTGCGCCAAATCAGCTAACCTCGCACAATCCCAGCACTCAATTGAGGCAACGGCTCAAAACTCGCATTGTTAAACAATGCTGATTTGCCGAAAAACCTGAACGAATGGCCAAGGGAAGAAAGAAAAGACCACAACCAATTGATTTTATTTGTTTTAAGCTAACGCCCTGCTAAGGGGTGAGCAATGCACTGCAAAAGCTGCCACACACTGCTTTAATCACAGAACTCAACGCATGCTGAAAATGCCACGCATTGCGAATCCCGCTTAAGCAGTTTGTTAGCTTAAATTTCAGCACCTTAAGATTTACCAAAATCAAGGTTAACCTGACTTGGAAAACCAGCAAACCACTTGAGTTTTAAAACCCGAAATAACTCAAAATTTGTGGCCTTTCATGCGATTTGAAAACCTGAAAATTTTGATAGATCATTTTCGGCAAATTCAAAGCAAATGCAAAACTTCCAAAGCGACTTTGCGCCAAACTGGCTAACCTCGCGCAATCCCAAAACTCAATTGAAGCAACTGATCAAAACTCGCATTGGCAAACAATGTTGATTTGCCGAAAAACCTGAACGAATGGCCAAAGAAGGGAAAAGCCACAAACAACTGATTTTATTCGTTTTAAGCTAACGCCGCATTAAGGGGCAGCCAACGCTACTACCAACTCACCGCATAACAGCGTAATCACAAAAACTAACGCATAATAAAAATGCCACGCGTTGGCTGTCCCTCTTAAATGCTTTGTTAACTGATTGTCAATCTTGAACAATCAACGGCAATAGCAACAGACTAGCACCAAATGCGTAAAAGATTGGAAGAATCGCAACACTAAATCCTGCAGCCAATGCTTCATACTCTACAGTTAAATTACTCAGCGTTAAAATTATTCCGTAAAACGTTGTTAATCCCGCGCTAAACCACATTACTTTTAAAAAGATTGAAAAATTAATCACTAAAGTCCGCCCTTTAATGATAAGTAACGAGAAAATTGCTGGCACAAACGTACATATAATTGAAAAAGCATCAAAAAATTGAAGCCAACTATTCATTAGAAATAGATGACTAAAAATATAAATACAAGATAACCAGTAGATTAGAACACCAATTTTATTCAAGAGTAAATCCCCGCACTTAAATATATTCGCATCAGTTAACGCCGCATTAAGGGGCAGACAACGCTACTACCAACTCACCGCATAACACCGTAATCACAAAAACTAACGCATAATAAAAATGCCACGCGTTGGCTGTCCCTCTTAAATGCTTTGTTAGGCGGCGGTTCTCTGCATTATATGTTGAGGACCAGCTGGACCACCTAAATACAAATTCCCGGTGTCTTCAAAACCACATTTAAGATAACAATTGTACGCGGCTTTATTACGGCAATTTACCGTCAATTGTAACCGTTCAAACTCGGGATAGGTTGAAGCAACATAGCTTGGTAACAAATTCATTGCTCTACTCGCAACACCTAAACCTTGATGATTATGATCAATCAGCAAAGCTCGAACGCCTAGCGCTTTTGGATCACTAAAACTATAAGCGTCAGAATAAGATAGATCTAAGACGAAAAAACCAACAACTTGATCATTTTCGATGATCAAATGAGGATGTTCATCTTCTTTTAAAGATAAGATGAATTCACCAAGCTTATCGACTGTGAACTGAACTTGTTCGGGTTTTACTCGTAATTTTTCAACTTCAGCATCACGAGTTTTATTATATTTCTCAATAATTAACATGTTACCTCGATCTCAAATGACGCCTAACGCCCTGCTAAGGGGTGAGCAATGCGCTACGAATGCTACCGCACACCGCCTTAATCACAAAACCCACCGCATGCTGAAAATGCCACGCATTGCGAATCCCTCTTAAGCAG
This Vibrio navarrensis DNA region includes the following protein-coding sequences:
- a CDS encoding LexA family protein, which gives rise to MSGKYTKKQGQYLAYIYYYTKVNGRAPAHADLQDYFEVSPPSVHQMLLKLEERGLITKEAGVSRSIKVAIDVKELPLDW
- a CDS encoding GNAT family N-acetyltransferase; the encoded protein is MLIIEKYNKTRDAEVEKLRVKPEQVQFTVDKLGEFILSLKEDEHPHLIIENDQVVGFFVLDLSYSDAYSFSDPKALGVRALLIDHNHQGLGVASRAMNLLPSYVASTYPEFERLQLTVNCRNKAAYNCYLKCGFEDTGNLYLGGPAGPQHIMQRTAA
- a CDS encoding IS630 family transposase translates to MNISYRVELTCEEIAELNELTSKGKHNARKLKRAQILLLANHRQHTDAEICQLLNTSTSTVYRTKRGFVEEGLQSALEEGKRRGQPKALSSSEEATLITIACTKPPEGVARWTLSLIADRLIALTDLESISLETIRSRLKENQLKPWQKKMWCIGQLNADFIAQMEEVLELYAQPANPKEPVINFDEAMKQMVSHTREPISAKPGQPERIDYEYRREAVANIFLMYDRHNGWRHAKATKTKKFEDFAWCMKELVDEHYPDAEQIHVVLDNFTTHKAGALYHTFPAGEARRILRKITFHYTPPHASWLNMVEIEIGVMNQQCLNRRIGSWEELHRELKAWETMRNTEKASIEWLFDVDKARNKLHRAYDELTIQN